From the genome of Sander lucioperca isolate FBNREF2018 chromosome 1, SLUC_FBN_1.2, whole genome shotgun sequence, one region includes:
- the LOC116048026 gene encoding uncharacterized protein LOC116048026: protein MEKLCDSAVTLSDPALVSSDPALNSHGPGPALDSRHPGPSLDSLNPDPALVSCDPALDSHDPALVSCDPALDSHGPDPALVSSDPALNSHGPDPALVSCDPGPALDSHDPDLARVSCDPALVSPDPNSALISTISVCDSAVTLSDPARISCGPPLDSRHPGPALNSLNPGPALDSRHPGPALDSRHPGPALDSCHPGPALNSLNPGPALNSLNPDPALVSSDPVLDSHGPALVSCDPALNSHGPDPARVSCDPGPALDSHDPDLARVSCDPALVSPDPDSALISTISVCEEPPLSFIPPVHQTSTNTSCANGQVWQTATVEDTRKQHELLLLALKLKHGLTDEALEDTLKVVNVISQRHAVSSTKHHFYKTFDDLKRNIQFHYICEGCTISVNIEGEKVVCPNCQYSCSVADHMKQGHFFIVFPLESQLRNMMEQEELFSQLTRPNSGAHSSPLTDITDGELYKRVNGNIEGQSEHHVNLTLTFSCDGVPVFKKSSYSIWPLLYTVNELPPDLRAKQVMLSALWFGSSKPNCNTYLSPFVKECNQLLTHGFEWISANGIRGRSKVFPLVAVCDSVARPMIQNFKQFNGEFGCSYCLQKGTVVEKGQGHARVYPFKSNTESRNHGSSLDFAREAIENHTTVKGVKGPSILSLIPSVDLIQGCVPDYMHACLLGVARSMTYMWVRSDS from the exons ATGGAAAAG CTATGTGATTCTGCTGTTACCCTAAGTGATCCTGCACTCGTCTCCTCTGATCCTGCACTGAACTCACATGGTCCTGGTCCTGCACTCGACTCCCGTCATCCTGGTCCTTCACTCGACTCACTTAATCCTGATCCTGCACTCGTCTCCTGTGATCCTGCACTTGACTCGCATGATCCTGCACTCGTCTCCTGTGATCCTGCACTTGACTCACATGGTCCTGATCCTGCACTCGTCTCCTCTGATCCTGCACTGAACTCACATGGTCCTGATCCTGCACTCGTCTCCTGTGATCCTGGtcctgcactcgactcacatgaTCCTGATCTCGCACGCGTCTCCTGTGATCCTGCACTTGTGTCGCCTGATCCTAATTCTGCACTCATTAGTACTATATCG GTATGTGATTCTGCTGTTACCCTAAGTGATCCTGCACGCATCTCCTGTGGTCCTCCACTCGACTCCCGTCATCCTGGTCCTGCACTCAACTCACTTAATCCTGGTCCTGCACTCGACTCCCGTCATCCTGGTCCTGCACTCGACTCCCGTCATCCTGGTCCTGCACTCGATTCCTGTCATCCTGGTCCTGCACTCAACTCACTTAATCCTGGTCCTGCACTCAACTCACTTAATCCTGATCCTGCACTCGTCTCCTCTGATCCTGTACTCGACTCACATGGTCCTGCACTCGTCTCCTGTGATCCTGCACTGAACTCACATGGTCCTGATCCTGCACGCGTCTCCTGTGATCCTGGtcctgcactcgactcacatgaTCCTGATCTCGCACGCGTCTCCTGTGATCCTGCACTTGTGTCGCCTGATCCTGATTCTGCACTCATTAGTACTATATCG GTCTGTGAAGAACCTCCCCTCTCATTCATACCACCAGTCCACCAAACCTCTACAAACACTTCCTGTGCAAATGGGCAGGTATGGCAAACTGCTACTGTCGAGGATACAAGAAAACAGCATGAGTTGCTACTTCTTGCTTTAAAACTCAAGCATGGACTGACTGATGAAGCTTTAGAAGACACACTTAAAGTTGTTAACGTTATAAGTCAGAGGCATGCTGTGTCATCTACCAAACATCACTTTTACAAAACTTTTGATGACTTGAAAAGAAATATTCAGTTTCACTACATATGTGAGGGATGCACAATTTCTGTAAACATTGAGGGAGAAAAAGTGGTTTGTCCTAACTGTCAATATTCTTGTAGTGTAGCCGATCACATGAAACAGGGGCACTTCTTTATTGTTTTTCCACTAGAATCACAATTAAGGAATATGATGGAACAAGAGGAACTCTTCAGCCAGTTGACTAGGCCTAACAGTGGTGCTCACTCTAGCCCACTGACAGATATCACCGATGGTGAGCTTTACAAGAGGGTTAACGGAAATATTGAAGGCCAATCTGAGCATCACGTCAATCTCACACTAACCTTTAGCTGTGACGGGGTACCTGTGTTTAAGAAATCTTCTTACAGTATTTGGCCACTTCTCTATACAGTCAATGAATTACCACCTGATTTGAGAGCAAAACAAGTCATGTTGTCAGCCTTATGGTTTGGttcatcaaaaccaaactgTAACACATACTTATCACCATTTGTGAAAGAATGCAATCAATTGCTTACTCATGGGTTTGAGTGGATCAGTGCAAATGGTATTCGTGGCCGGTCCAAAGTATTTCCCTTGGTGGCAGTATGTGATTCTGTTGCAAGACCGATGATTCAAAATTTTAAGCAATTCAATGGAGAATTTGGATGTTCATACTGTTTACAAAAAGGTACAGTGGTTGAGAAGGGTCAAGGTCATGCACGGGTCTATCCTTTTAAGTCTAATACTGAAAGCAGAAATCATGGTAGCAGCCTAGATTTCGCTCGAGAGGCTATAGAAAATCACACTACTGTGAAAGGAGTGAAAGGACCGTCTATTTTGTCCTTGATCCCATCAGTTGACCTGATACAAGGTTGCGTACCTGACTACATGCACGCCTGTCTTCTTGGTGTTGCAAGATCTATGACTTATATGTGGGTTAGAAGTGACTCATGA